A segment of the Corynebacterium liangguodongii genome:
GCTGCGCCGCCGGAAGGTGCAAAAGTTCATCGGCACTGACCGGCAGGTGCGCGGCAAGATCATGAAGCTCATTCGTTCCTCGCCCGGCGCGGTCACCACGGCGCAGGTCGAGGAGGTCTGGCCCGACGCTGAGCAGCGGGCACGCGCGTTGGACTCGCTGCTTGACGACGGCCTCGCCGTGCGCACTCCGGAAGGCACCATCGGGCTGCCCCGCATGTAGCGCCGCTGAGCCCCCACCGCACCGAACCGAGGCCCCTATTTCCAGCGGCCCCGGTAGTTCAGGCCGCCGGGAAGGTTGAGCCATAACCCGCCGCGCGAATTGACGGTGACGGGGCCGACCTTGGTGGAAACGGACGCGCCGGAACCGGAGAGGTTAAGCCAGGAGTTGCGCCCCACCTTGTGCTTCTTGCGGTAATAGATGCCCATGGAAGCATAGTCTATCCGCAAGCGCTCCCCGCCAGCGCGATTATGATTATCGCCCATGACGCCAGGAGTTCCCATCGAGGCCGACTCGGTCACAATCGCGTTCGCTATCACCCTCTTCGCCGGCATCTCCACCGGCATCGGGGGCTTGCTCGTGGCGCTGAAGTCGAACCCGACTAATCGCTTCCTTGCCGGTTCCCTCGGGTTTTCCACAGGCGTGATGGTCTATATCTCCCTCGTCGAGCTCCTCCCCAGCGGCATCGACGGGCTCGGTGAGGTAGTCGGCGCGGCGGGCCCCGTCTACGGTGTGGCGGCGTTTTTCGCCGGCGTCGTCCTCATCGCCGTGATCGACCGTCTCGTCCCCGAGCCGATCAACCCGCACGAGGTCCCCTCCGCCGGTACCGCCGATCGGGCCCGCTCCGTGATGATGCGCGCAGGGGCGCTCACCGGCGTGGCCATCGCGGTCCACAACTTCCCAGAGGGGTTTGCTACCTTCATCTCCGCGCTCGGCGACCCGAAGGTCGCGTTGCCGATTGCGGTGGCGATCGCGATACACAACATCCCCGAGGGCGTGGCGGTAGCGGTGCCGCTGCGGGAAGCGACGGGAAAGAAGTGGGCCGCTGCGGGGTGGGCCACCGCTTCGGGCCTGGCCGAGCCGCTCGGCGCAGCTGCGGGCTTCTTGCTGCTCATGCCCTTTATGGGGCCGGCGACCTTGGGGTTATCCTTCGCTGCGGTGGCGGGCATCATGGTGTTTATTAGCTTTGACAAGCTCCTCCCGAGCGCGGTGGCCACGGGCCAGCACCACTTCTACGTCTACGGTGTAATGGGCGGTATGGCAGTGATGGCGGCGAGCCTCATTGTGCTGAACTAGGCCTCGGTTTTATCCGGATTTTCGTTGCATGACGCTGCCATAGCGTTCTTCCAGGTCCGCACAGTACCGGAGTACCGGACAGGCGCAATCATGAGAAAAACCATTGTACTACACCTGCATTCCATAGACTCTCCTATAATGCGCTAATGTTATGACCATGAATTTCGCGCGACACTTAACGACGACAGGCCTCGCCGCCGTACTCGGTCTCTCTGCACTGGCCACCCCAGCTGCCGATGCTCAGGACCTCTCCAGCGGGCTCAACCACGCAGTGAACACGCCGACCGACGCCCCCATCGCCGGCTACGACCCCTTCTACGACGACCCTGTCCCACCCGAGCAGCTAGGCTCCCCAGGCACCATGCTGCGCACCAAACCCGCCCCGCACCTCCTCAACGTTCTAGGCCCGGATTTCCCCGGCCACGCCAAGAAAATCCTCTACACCTCCACCACCGTCCACGGCGATCCGGTAGCCACCTCCGGCTTCGTCATCGAACCAGCCAACCCCTGGCGCGGCAACGGCCCCACCCCCACCGTCGTTTTCGCCCCCGGCACCCGCGGCTCGGGCGACGCCTGCGCACCCTCGCGCGGCCCGTGGATGACAGCCCAGTTCAACACCACCAACGGTGCCTTAGGCCTCAACTATGAGCTGCACTCCTACGAGGCTGCCGCGCTGCTGGGTATGCGTGTGGTCGTGGTGGACTATATCGGGCTGGGCACCCCAGGTGCCCACACCTACGTTTTGCACGACGAAGAGGCACACGCCGTCCTCGACGCCGCCCGCGCCGTTGTACCCGCAGGCGACCCCATCGCCTTCTACGGCTACTCCCAAGGCGGCGGCGCAGCAGCCGCCGCCGCAGAGCTCGCCCCCAGCTACGCCCCCGAACTCAACATCAAAGGCACCTACGCCGGCGCACCCCCAGCCGACCTACTCGCCACCCTCGACGGAGTAGACAACTCCGCTATCACTGCCGTACTCGGCTACGCTGCTAACGGATGGGGCGAGCGTTACCCCGAAATTCGGGACTACTTCTCCTCTCATGCCAACCAACAGGGCCGACAGTTCTTCGCCGCCACATCTGATTCCTGTATCACCGTCGACGCGCTTCGCTGGCAAGGCACTCATACTGCGACACTAACAACATCCGGTGAAAGCCTTGGAACGCTTTTGCGCAACGACCCGCGAATGACCAAGCTCTTTGTCGATCAGCACCTTGGCACCGTCGCCCCTCCCACTCCGATCATGGTCTCCACACCCGGAAACGACGACCTCGTCCCGTCCGGACAGGTAACCCAGCTCGCACGTGATTATTGCGCCGCCGGTGCGCAAGTGACCTACCTCAATGAGAACATCCCTCCGCTTAGCCCCGGCACCAAGCTCGGCGCCAACCACGCCGCCGGTGTCCTTACGCAGCTTGGCGGATCTTTCATGTGGATACTTGACCGCTTCAACGGCGTGCCCATGCAGTCGAACTGCGGCACCTTCTAGCTCGATCCCCGGGCAGTCGCACCTCACCGCTGCCTGAATTCAATTCGCTAGGAAATTTTCCCCCGTCATGGAAGGGTGTCTAGGATCCTCATCTATGAGATTCTCCTTCCGCTCTGTGGCTGCGTCGGCACTCGCTGCGACGCTCGCGTTATCGGTCCTCACACCATCGGCGCACGCCCAAGATCTGTCGTCTGGCGTTGAGGACGCCGTGACAACCCCCGCGGGAAACCTGCTGCACACCTACGACCCGTTCTACGACGATCCGGTAGTCCCGGAGCAGCTCGGTGCCCCCGGCACCCTGCTGCGCACCCAGCCCGCCCCCCCACCTGCTCAACGTCTTAGGCCCGGACTTCCCTGGCCACGCGAAGCGGTTCCTCTACACCTCCACCACCGTCCACGGCGAGCCGGTGGCCACCTCTGGCTTCGTCATCGAACCTGCCAACCCGTGGCGCGGGCAGGGCCCGACCCCCACCGTAGTCTTCGGCCCGGCAACCCGCAGCTCGGCTGACGCCTGCGCCCCGTCGCGCGGGCTGTTTTTGACCACCCAGGTAGACCCCGCCAACCTGGCGTGGGGGACAAATTTTGAGCTCGGTGCCTACGAAGCCGCCGCCTTACTCGGCATGCGCGCCGTCGTCACCGACTATATCGGCCTGGGCGCCCCGGGCGCCCACACCTTCGCCCTGCACGACGAAGAGGCGCACGCGATGCTCGACGCGGCCCGCGCCATCGTTCCAGCCGGCGACCCGATCGCGTTCTACGGCTACTCCCAGGGCGGCGGCGCGGCTGCGGCCGCGGCGGAGAAACAGCCTTCCTACGCCCCGGAACTCAACGTCAAGGGCACCTTCGCCGGCGCTCCGCCGGCGGACCTACTCGCCACCCTCGACGGCGTGGATCGCTCCGCCATTACCGCCGTGATCGGCTACGCCGCCAACGGCTGGAGCGAGCGCTTCCCCGAGATCGGCGGGGCGATTGCGGATAACACGAACGATCGTGGGCGGCAATTCGTCGAGTCGACCTCCCACTCGTGCCTGTTCGACGACGCGTTACGCTGGGGTGGCACCAACACGGCGACGCTGACGACGAACGGCTCGAGCGTGGGAGATGTACTGGCGAGCTACCCCGACGTGGCGCAGCACTTCATCGACCAGCGCCTAGGCCAGGTCGTGCCGCCGACTCCGATCATGGTCACGACCCCCGGCGGCGACGATGTCGTCCCCACCGAGCAGGTCACGCAGCTCGCTCACGAGTACTGCGCGGCCGGTGGCCAGGTCACCTACCTCAACGAGAACATCCCGGCGCTGACCCCGGGCTCGAGCTTCAAGCCCGGGGCCAACCACGTCGCCGGCGTGTTCACCGAGCTCGTCCCCTCCTTTAACTGGATCATGGACCGCTTCAACGGCGTGCCCGTGCGTTCGAACTGCGGGACCTTCTAGCCCCACGCACTAGCCCCCGCGTGCAAGGCACGGATAAAGCCGCCGCCCTCCTCTTTTCTCAAGGGAGGGCGGCGGCTTGTGTTTCCTTTGGCTCCTCTAGCGGGGCCTGCCCTTAGAGCGCGCTCCCGGCGCCCGCCGGGCCGCGGCCCTCATCGTCGCCCCGGCCGTCGTCGCCAGCGAGGGTTTCCTCGGGCGCATCCGGCTCGTCGGAGGGCGACTCTACCGGGGAGTCGGACTCCGGCTTCGGCGCGATGTCGCGGACCTCCTCCGGGATCTCCACGTCGAAGGCGTCGGCAGGCAGCGGCTTAGGGCGTGGGGTGAAAGTGAAGGTGGCCTGCTCGGCGACCTTGCCGCGCTCCTGCTTCGCGGCCTCCACATCGCCATCCCAGTTCTCCACGTCGACGCTGATGATCTCGCCGGCGCCGATCTCACCGAAGAGGATCTTCTCGGACAACACGTCTTCGATCTCGCGCTGGATGGTGCGGCGCAGCGGGCGCGCGCCGAGCACCGGGTCGAAGCCGCGCAGGGCGAGGAGGTCCTTCGCCTTCTTCGTCAGCTCGATGCCCATGTCCTGGGCGGCGAGGTTCTTATCCACGCGGGCGATCATGAGCTCGACCATCGAGACGATCTCGTCCTGGGTGAGCTGGCGGAAGACCACGATCTCGTCGATGCGGTTTAAGAACTCGGGGCGGAAGTGCTTCTTCAGCTCGTCGTGGACCTTGTTCTTCATCCGCTCGTACTGGGCGTCGGC
Coding sequences within it:
- a CDS encoding DUF4236 domain-containing protein, whose amino-acid sequence is MGIYYRKKHKVGRNSWLNLSGSGASVSTKVGPVTVNSRGGLWLNLPGGLNYRGRWK
- the zupT gene encoding zinc transporter ZupT, which encodes MTPGVPIEADSVTIAFAITLFAGISTGIGGLLVALKSNPTNRFLAGSLGFSTGVMVYISLVELLPSGIDGLGEVVGAAGPVYGVAAFFAGVVLIAVIDRLVPEPINPHEVPSAGTADRARSVMMRAGALTGVAIAVHNFPEGFATFISALGDPKVALPIAVAIAIHNIPEGVAVAVPLREATGKKWAAAGWATASGLAEPLGAAAGFLLLMPFMGPATLGLSFAAVAGIMVFISFDKLLPSAVATGQHHFYVYGVMGGMAVMAASLIVLN
- a CDS encoding lipase family protein, which encodes MNFARHLTTTGLAAVLGLSALATPAADAQDLSSGLNHAVNTPTDAPIAGYDPFYDDPVPPEQLGSPGTMLRTKPAPHLLNVLGPDFPGHAKKILYTSTTVHGDPVATSGFVIEPANPWRGNGPTPTVVFAPGTRGSGDACAPSRGPWMTAQFNTTNGALGLNYELHSYEAAALLGMRVVVVDYIGLGTPGAHTYVLHDEEAHAVLDAARAVVPAGDPIAFYGYSQGGGAAAAAAELAPSYAPELNIKGTYAGAPPADLLATLDGVDNSAITAVLGYAANGWGERYPEIRDYFSSHANQQGRQFFAATSDSCITVDALRWQGTHTATLTTSGESLGTLLRNDPRMTKLFVDQHLGTVAPPTPIMVSTPGNDDLVPSGQVTQLARDYCAAGAQVTYLNENIPPLSPGTKLGANHAAGVLTQLGGSFMWILDRFNGVPMQSNCGTF
- a CDS encoding lipase family protein, producing MPPAPCCAPSPPPHLLNVLGPDFPGHAKRFLYTSTTVHGEPVATSGFVIEPANPWRGQGPTPTVVFGPATRSSADACAPSRGLFLTTQVDPANLAWGTNFELGAYEAAALLGMRAVVTDYIGLGAPGAHTFALHDEEAHAMLDAARAIVPAGDPIAFYGYSQGGGAAAAAAEKQPSYAPELNVKGTFAGAPPADLLATLDGVDRSAITAVIGYAANGWSERFPEIGGAIADNTNDRGRQFVESTSHSCLFDDALRWGGTNTATLTTNGSSVGDVLASYPDVAQHFIDQRLGQVVPPTPIMVTTPGGDDVVPTEQVTQLAHEYCAAGGQVTYLNENIPALTPGSSFKPGANHVAGVFTELVPSFNWIMDRFNGVPVRSNCGTF